The genome window acttttgttttaaccctttgtttatgttttgtttttggtcaagTCCAACGATTTTAAAGTCTAGCAAAAAAGTAGAGTTTAATtattatgccaaaaaaaaaaagatttttttttattgtcaaattaacccctaaacttttataaaatatgACAATCTAAacattttgtaaatatttattAGAAACACAATCAAGTTACAGAGGgtaatcttctcaaaaaagaaaaagttacagAGGATAAAACCAATAAAGATAAATAGCAAAgaatgaaaacatttttttttggtaaccgCAAAAAAATTAGGTTAGTTCCAAGAGAAAAAGGCGGAGTTCTTTCCTTTCCCAATTCTTGAGCCTCTTCAAGACTTGTTGTGTGGTGCAGCTTAGAAATAAATCTGGTAGAACATTGTTTTTTCTAAAGTTCATATATCTCCCATTTAAGAGAGGGAAATTCaagtaataaatattaaaaacaagttttctatcattaatttttaacatatatatgGACGAAGTGTTTAGATTTTCATGACTTATAAAAGTTTGAAgtttaaaatgacaaaacatAGAATGCATCATCCCAAGTTCGCATGGCACAACTATGGAAATGCTTAAGAGCTAGAATGAGAGCGGTTGGATAGAGTGCTAACGACTCTTGAATGGATGAAGCTAAATCATGATTAATAAAGATGAAACACCTAATCTTCTTGGTATCCAATCACTGTACAATCTTATTAAAACACTCATGTCCATGAAGAAAATCAAGATAAAGATCAAAACGGTTCCTCTTTGAAGAATgtggactctttttttttttttttttggctaataaacagaaaatattattaaaacaaagtaaaagCAGCATCCTTTTTCCAAGAAAAGAATATACGAATTACAACAAACAGAAGATCTATGAACAACTGCAAATTTAACTTATAGATAATGAGTTCAAGAATTAAGTTCTCTCCTTATCTAGTTAAAATTACAacttttctcttaaaaaaaattacaacaaacaaaaatttgctAAAGTCTACAACATTGCAAATCATAAATTGGATAGGTCAAGTAGCGGTGAAGCAACCTTCTCTAATAGCTTAAATagtgtaaaaaatgaaaaatcacaaTAACTTAAAacctcataattttttattttgatttagggGTTTAAATtgacaatattttaaaatttaaagattcagcttaaaattttaaaaattatagagTTTAATTTGTACAGGCTTTAATTTAACACCTCTTGGAATTATATGATCTAATTTAAAAGCAGAAAGTAAAGAGgggaaaaatgtaatttgcaaaaaaaaaaaaaaaaaaaaaaattccacttcCCACGTGTGAGAATGCATAAACCAAATCCCGCCAACCTTTTTTTTCCACTTCCCTTTCAACTTCAAATCCCAAATCCCAATTCCCATATCGGAAAACTTTTTCCCAGTCTCCCACGGATTCACCGATCATTCACAAATGAACATCATAATTACATTGTTAAAAATATCCAAGCTTTGGTTACCTTAGCTTCAAAATCGTCTAGGGCTTTTGGGTAATTTTCAAATTCAGCAATGAATTTGGGCGATCTTCACAAGGTTTGGGAAACCAAAGCCCTGAAAAAGCCTGGACAAGACGAGGCAAAGAAGATGCTTGAGAAAATAGCCAAGCAGGTCCAACCCATTATGCGCAAACACAAATGGAGGGTCAAAGTCCTCTCTGAGTTCTGGTATTCTCTTCTACTTTTCCGTTTGTTTCCCGAGAAAATTGTAGCAAAAAGTGATGGGGAAGtaatgaaaaattggaaatttatGATACTTATGCAAATcccatacgttttttttttttttttttttttttttaataaactgatagattttttattgattttatgtAAAGGAAATTTATGATATTTATTCAAACCCCATACGTTATAACAttcaaagttattttttattattatttttttttggaatgttgtTATTAGGCTATTAGACAAAGATTTTgttagattatttttttgaatgttgttattttttaattttatgatatttattCAAATCCAATTATGTTGTAACattcaaatatgtttttttttttttttttttaaaatgtaatagGCTATTAGACAAAGATTTTAGGTTATTGATATTGAATATTCCATTAtttcgtgtgtgtgtgtgagagagagagagagagagagagagagagagagagagagagagagagagagttacttttgtttgatatcattttattttttcggtttttgtttctttgaagaaagatttagattttagtttttaccAAGCCAAATGGTGCATTGGTTAAAATTAGGTGAACTATTTTATATCATTTCTGCATTAAACGAGGATATGATTGTTACTTAATTGCAaacttgttttatatttttattttgttaaaaacattTCATTGCCCAAGTTGAATATTTATTGATTTGATATATGTTGTTTTAAGCTCCCATGTAAATTCCACTATTGTTAGTACTCTacagttttgttttgttaaatttattggCAGTCGAATGAGGCACATAAGTTtggattgtttttttctttttttgggtctaagtttatattattttgtgttcCGTATTGAAtgataattataaataaacaaattggCAGTCCAAAAAATCCAGCTCTTCTGGGGTTGAATGTGGGAGGTGGGGTGCATGTGAAGCTGAGGCTTCGAAGGCCGAACAGGGATTGGGATTTCTTCCCTTTTGATCAAGTTCTTGATACTATGCTTCATGAGCTTTGCCATAACGCCCATGGTCCTCACAATGCCAGCTTCTACAAGCTGTGGGATGAACTTAGAAAGGTCTTTCTAATTATCCTTCATTTTATTACAACTATCATTCAATGTTTCATTTCTTATaagaggattaaaaaaaatgaatctgAAATGCATTTCATGCGTCTTAAGAAACcaaatatttttcttgtatGTATCCATAGCCCTTAAATATTTGAGTCATGTGTCCAATCCCAATTGATGATCAATTTATATAAGCAAATGTATagtcctaaatttttttgaagattttgccTTTTTGATGGATGAATATACTTAATGCAGTCAGAAAAGAAGTGTTATTGTTGGATTTGTTAATTATGATATATCCACTCTACCTGAGTTCTACTTTGTTAGCTGCACAagtaattctttttcttttttctccgcttttataaaaaaaagcaagcacttcttttcttacaaaaacTGTGCTGGACCAGTTGTATGGTACTGCAATATGTACCATATATATTTCACTGATTTTCACCGTTGCACACTCCACTTggataacattttttttggatCTTATGTTTGCTTTCATGCAATTTGGAGTGGAGAAAAACTTGGATTGGAGTTAGGGAATTTCAAAGAATTATACttatatttcatttcttttagtAATTGGCACCATGTGGATTTGAGTTGTGGACGTCCTAAACCCTGTTTTCCAGCTTTGAAATCGcttttttaagaaaactatGTAGAAAGCAGGTTTTCAGTTGCATAATTTGCAGCTTCTGTCTCTCTCTTGTTTGTTTTATTGTGCTTGATGCCTTTGATTATGTACAGGAATGTGAGGAGCTGATGACCAAGGGTATAACTGGCACAGGTGATGGATTTGATCTTCCTGGGAGGCGTTTGGGTGGTTTCTCTCGTCAACCTCCTCTTTCGTCTCTCCGCAAAACTGCACTAGCAGCTGCAGAAAAGAGAGTGCGTTTGGAATCTCTCTTGCCTTCTGGACCGAAGCGTCTTGGTGGTGATAGTACCATTATGGTTTCACTTAGTCCAATACAAGCTGCTGCAATGGCTGCAGAAAGAAGATTACAGGATGATATCTGGTGTGGTTCTCAGTCTTGTGAAGCTTCT of Quercus lobata isolate SW786 chromosome 8, ValleyOak3.0 Primary Assembly, whole genome shotgun sequence contains these proteins:
- the LOC115954877 gene encoding uncharacterized protein LOC115954877 — protein: MNLGDLHKVWETKALKKPGQDEAKKMLEKIAKQVQPIMRKHKWRVKVLSEFCPKNPALLGLNVGGGVHVKLRLRRPNRDWDFFPFDQVLDTMLHELCHNAHGPHNASFYKLWDELRKECEELMTKGITGTGDGFDLPGRRLGGFSRQPPLSSLRKTALAAAEKRVRLESLLPSGPKRLGGDSTIMVSLSPIQAAAMAAERRLQDDIWCGSQSCEASGDEESSSDILQDLVHMEQSAGGSRLDGGSRTRAADAAVSRKRSRETDQSSFGQSSNDHVESNFVDLSMDASTSGSMLDRDNRSKKRIGNSDNTSFSQSTCWPEPDFVDLSCPSSSGPVLSCDTMCDRTLNSEEPAMWECGTCTLLNPPLALVCEVCSTQKPKDAGIKYTIWSCKFCTLENSVKLEKCSACDQWRYSHGPPVSIKSFPRT